One part of the Nostoc sp. PCC 7120 = FACHB-418 genome encodes these proteins:
- a CDS encoding non-ribosomal peptide synthetase produces MSNYSQILSTLTPEQKALFERRLKEKGLTLPQSSTIPRLNQTENIPLSFAQQRLWFIQQLEPDSYIYNVPCVLKMHGNLQLSALESAINQLRKRHETLRTYFPTNSENQPIQIIEPWQPITLQIIDTTEEIEKIALTAAQTPFDLTQPLFKTSLFRLAENEHILLITTHHIISDRWSVGVFLKEISLLYSAYVRGEAAPLSELPIQYADWALWQRQQLQGAFLEEQINYWQQKLGGELPVLQLPTLRKDVSTYSGSQYTVALSPSLSQALKTLAAKQSVTLFMLLLASFQVLLYRYTGEEDLLIGTDIVNRDRQETENLIGLLVNTVVLRTNLDGNPTVAELLKRVREVTLGAFAHQHLPFEKLVEVLNPERHLNQMMPLFQVKFDLQLATVQPPQLTGLSVERLPINDDNAKYELRLNLQDTPQGIKGQFEYSSELFDAATIAQIAEHWQMLLESIVTNIDAKISDLSLLTAQEAELLNNWNATSREYPTHECIHELFAAQVERTPDAIALIFGEEAFTYREINIKANQLAYYLQTLGVKPETPVGICLERSPEMVIGMLAILKAGGFYVPLDPAYPDERLQYILDDAKVEVMLTQRRKDAKEEKKVVDLGDWESVGEYPVTNPVTDVTPGNLAYLIYTSGSTGKPKGVMIEHRSPVCLLYWAREVFCDEAISGVLAATSICFDLSVFEIFVPLCWGGKVILAENALELPNLPAKYEVTLINTVPSAITQLLNFNAIPHSVNTVNLAGEPLTWKLVQQLQQLPHVQHIYNLYGPSEDTTYSTYIELKDITPNSPTPPIGRAIANTQVYILDKHLQPVPVGVPGELYIAGAGVARGYWQRPELTAERFINQQSTVNSQQSTVNTLYKTGDRVRYLPDGNIEYLGRLDNQVKIRGYRIELGEIDALLSQYPEIQESVVIASETSSGDKNLVAYIAPKNINIADLRHYLTDKLPGYMIPAHFMTLDALPRNPNGKIDRKALPAVENLSSELGIGYVAPRTATEQALEVIWREILLVEPIGIYDNFFTLGGHSLLGMQLVARINESLQVELPLKYLFQFPTIASLAAQIDLSPTRREALTFPPSLVGKGVRGLGFGLPKIQPQPQERYQPFPLTDIQQAYLIGRNAAFELGNIATHGYQEIETVGLSVAQVEMAMQRLIERHDMLRVIVQADGQQKVLSQVPDFKIAVTDLRGVASALQDIRQRLSHQVRPTDSYPLFEIQAILLNDNKTRFCISFDVLIGDAWSFRLLGRELVQIMENPEVELPPINLTFRDYVLTEKTLQDSAIYHRSQAYWQNRLTTLPPAPELPLTKPLSKITEPHFTRRSGTLSPTQWQKLKQQASEAGITPSGILLAAFAKILSRWSKQPNFTLNLTLFNRLPLHPEVNQIVGDFTASLLLEMKSAGCNNFLELAHRIQSQLWDDLDHRYFSGVEVLRQLARQQQRVTEALMPVVFTSTLTQDYQQPEDNRNWQGELIYSLSQTSQVYFDHQVGEVAGALVFNWDTIDELFPPGMLDEMFRTYCNFLNQLVEPDTNHIPLPPAPCPPASCLQTLFFQQVAKQPNQTAIVTTEQTLTYQQVSDRVCHLAEHLQQLSVIPNQLVAIVMDKGWEQIVAALAILTAGAAYVPIDPQLPAQRRLHLLQETQAQIILTQSWLDTTLEWADHLTRICVDLSPNLSPTRREALTSPSDSSDVEPILNSPPSLVGKGAGGLGQPTDLAYVIYTSGSTGTPKGVMIDHQGAVNTILDINQRFGVTENDRVLAVSSLSFDLSVYDIFGILAAGGTIIIPKSGNDPTHWMQLINQHQVTIWNTVPALMQLLLDTSPTQNQTLRLILLSGDWIPLTLPPRIRSQFNHPQIISLGGATEASIWSIFYPIETIDPNWKSIPYGYSLTNQQVYVLNHSLEPCPTWAIGEIYISGLGVAKGYWQNPELTAEKFIQLDMGENFPPTPLHPYTPTPLYKTGDLGRYLSDGTIEFLGREDFQVKINGYRIELGEIEAALQQHPAITQAVVTTAGNALSQQQLVAYLVLQPEVIASQNTLNSSSQLDFKLQQKGVRKFDAGVHSVALPGVKSSQVNLRRQSYRQFLAETIPLNALGEFFECLQMQHLENSPLPKYRYASAGSLYPVQTYIYIKPHRVENLAAGFYYYHPQKHQLIQLSDETNIDSSIYGINQEIFTQAAFAIFLIGDLQAISPVYGDKSRDFCLLEAGYMGQLLMETAPNQNLGLCPIGDLEFDAIREHFILHEQQIFLHGFVGGIIDPHWTTRWLSPETAQTKVTKAELITQKLRQFLQQRLPEYMIPRLYIPLETLPLTPNGKIDRRALPQPEYQFSQSEQPIIPPSTELEIALAQLWQSILNVEVSSIHNNFFELGGNSLSATQIITQMRQNLQLDLPIREFFLNPTLTAQAELLKQQWEAKQEITIEPIERINPQELLANLDELSDEEVEILLQKMQLEEDDLSHAKTQRREE; encoded by the coding sequence ATGTCAAACTACTCACAAATCCTCTCAACCCTAACCCCAGAACAAAAAGCCTTATTTGAACGTCGCCTTAAAGAAAAAGGATTAACCCTCCCTCAATCCTCCACCATTCCCCGACTAAATCAAACAGAAAACATCCCCCTATCTTTTGCTCAACAACGCCTCTGGTTCATCCAACAACTAGAGCCAGATAGCTACATTTATAACGTTCCCTGCGTCCTAAAAATGCACGGAAATTTACAACTATCCGCATTAGAATCAGCTATCAACCAACTCAGAAAAAGACACGAAACATTAAGAACTTATTTCCCAACCAACTCCGAAAATCAACCCATTCAAATTATCGAACCTTGGCAACCCATCACCTTACAAATTATAGACACAACCGAAGAAATCGAAAAAATAGCATTAACAGCCGCACAAACACCCTTTGATTTAACTCAACCTTTATTCAAAACTAGCCTCTTCCGGTTAGCTGAAAACGAACATATTTTATTAATCACAACCCATCATATTATTTCTGACCGTTGGTCAGTCGGTGTCTTTCTCAAAGAAATTTCTCTATTATATTCCGCTTATGTGCGGGGAGAAGCTGCACCCTTATCAGAATTACCTATTCAATATGCTGATTGGGCATTGTGGCAAAGACAACAATTACAAGGTGCATTTTTAGAAGAACAAATTAATTATTGGCAACAAAAATTAGGCGGTGAATTGCCTGTTTTACAGTTACCTACTCTGCGTAAAGATGTATCTACATACTCTGGCTCACAATATACAGTTGCTCTTTCTCCGTCTTTATCACAAGCGTTGAAAACCTTAGCTGCCAAGCAGAGTGTCACCTTATTTATGCTGCTGCTGGCAAGTTTTCAAGTATTACTATATCGCTACACAGGAGAAGAAGATTTATTAATTGGTACAGATATTGTTAACCGCGATCGCCAGGAAACAGAAAATCTCATTGGCTTATTAGTCAACACTGTAGTATTGCGTACCAATTTAGACGGAAATCCCACAGTAGCAGAATTATTAAAACGAGTACGTGAGGTAACGCTTGGTGCTTTCGCTCATCAACATTTACCTTTTGAAAAGTTGGTAGAAGTTCTGAATCCTGAACGTCATCTCAATCAAATGATGCCTTTATTTCAGGTAAAATTTGATTTACAACTGGCAACAGTACAACCACCTCAACTAACAGGATTATCTGTAGAAAGGTTGCCAATTAATGATGATAATGCCAAATATGAATTACGTCTAAATTTACAAGATACTCCCCAGGGAATCAAGGGACAATTTGAATATAGTTCGGAATTATTTGATGCTGCTACTATTGCTCAAATAGCAGAGCATTGGCAGATGCTTTTAGAAAGTATAGTGACAAATATTGATGCAAAAATATCTGATTTATCTTTATTAACTGCTCAGGAAGCAGAATTATTAAATAATTGGAATGCGACATCACGGGAATATCCTACTCATGAGTGTATTCATGAATTATTTGCAGCGCAGGTAGAAAGAACTCCTGATGCAATTGCTTTGATTTTTGGTGAGGAAGCTTTTACTTATCGAGAAATTAATATTAAGGCTAATCAACTGGCTTATTATTTACAAACTTTGGGAGTTAAGCCAGAAACGCCTGTGGGAATTTGTCTGGAACGTTCCCCGGAAATGGTGATTGGGATGTTAGCTATTCTCAAGGCTGGGGGTTTTTATGTTCCGCTCGATCCGGCTTATCCTGATGAGAGATTACAGTATATTTTGGATGATGCGAAAGTGGAGGTAATGCTCACGCAAAGGCGCAAAGACGCAAAGGAAGAAAAGAAGGTTGTTGATTTAGGAGATTGGGAGAGTGTTGGGGAATATCCTGTTACTAATCCTGTGACGGATGTTACGCCGGGGAATTTGGCTTATTTGATTTATACTTCGGGTTCTACGGGTAAGCCTAAAGGGGTGATGATTGAGCATCGCAGTCCAGTTTGTTTATTGTACTGGGCGCGTGAGGTTTTTTGTGATGAGGCGATTTCTGGGGTGTTGGCGGCTACTTCTATTTGTTTTGATTTATCGGTGTTTGAGATTTTTGTCCCGCTTTGTTGGGGGGGTAAGGTAATTTTGGCAGAAAATGCTCTGGAATTGCCGAATTTACCTGCTAAATATGAGGTGACGTTAATTAATACTGTACCAAGTGCGATAACTCAACTTCTCAACTTTAATGCTATTCCTCATTCTGTGAACACAGTGAATTTAGCGGGTGAACCTCTGACATGGAAATTAGTACAGCAACTTCAACAACTCCCCCATGTTCAGCACATCTATAATCTTTATGGCCCTTCGGAAGATACTACTTATTCTACTTACATAGAACTGAAAGATATTACCCCAAATAGTCCTACTCCTCCTATTGGTCGTGCGATCGCCAATACTCAAGTTTATATTTTAGACAAACATTTACAACCAGTACCCGTTGGTGTTCCAGGAGAATTATACATTGCAGGTGCAGGAGTCGCCAGAGGATATTGGCAACGCCCAGAATTAACAGCAGAAAGGTTTATTAATCAACAGTCAACAGTCAACAGTCAACAATCAACAGTCAACACTTTATATAAAACAGGCGATCGCGTTCGTTATCTGCCTGATGGCAATATTGAATACTTAGGTAGGTTAGATAATCAAGTAAAAATACGTGGTTATCGCATTGAATTAGGCGAGATAGACGCTTTACTCAGTCAGTATCCAGAAATTCAAGAATCTGTCGTGATTGCTAGTGAAACATCATCAGGTGATAAAAATTTAGTTGCTTATATTGCTCCTAAAAATATCAATATTGCAGATTTACGGCATTATTTGACAGATAAATTACCTGGATACATGATTCCTGCTCATTTCATGACTTTGGATGCACTGCCACGTAATCCCAATGGTAAGATTGACCGTAAGGCATTACCCGCAGTTGAAAATTTATCTTCAGAATTAGGAATTGGTTATGTAGCACCTCGCACAGCTACAGAGCAAGCTTTAGAGGTGATTTGGCGAGAAATACTTTTAGTTGAGCCTATCGGCATTTATGATAACTTTTTTACATTGGGCGGACATTCACTTCTGGGGATGCAGTTAGTAGCGAGAATTAACGAATCCTTGCAGGTAGAATTACCCCTAAAGTATTTATTTCAGTTTCCCACCATTGCCAGTTTAGCCGCACAGATTGACCTCTCTCCTACGAGGAGAGAGGCTTTGACATTCCCCCCTTCCCTTGTAGGGAAGGGGGTTAGGGGGTTAGGTTTCGGACTACCCAAAATTCAACCCCAACCCCAGGAACGCTATCAACCTTTTCCCCTGACAGATATTCAGCAAGCTTACCTCATCGGACGTAACGCCGCTTTTGAGTTGGGTAACATTGCTACTCATGGTTATCAAGAAATTGAGACGGTGGGGTTAAGTGTTGCACAGGTAGAAATGGCGATGCAGCGATTGATTGAGCGTCATGATATGCTGCGGGTGATTGTCCAAGCTGATGGACAGCAAAAGGTTTTATCACAAGTACCGGATTTCAAAATTGCGGTGACAGATTTGCGTGGGGTAGCTTCTGCACTCCAGGATATCCGCCAACGCCTTTCTCATCAAGTTCGCCCCACTGACAGCTATCCTTTATTTGAAATTCAAGCAATTTTATTAAATGACAACAAAACCCGCTTCTGCATCAGCTTTGATGTTTTAATCGGCGATGCTTGGAGTTTTCGCTTATTAGGGAGAGAATTAGTCCAAATTATGGAAAATCCAGAGGTCGAGTTACCACCCATTAACTTAACTTTCCGAGATTACGTCCTCACAGAAAAAACATTACAAGACTCAGCGATTTATCACCGTTCTCAAGCCTACTGGCAAAATCGCCTGACTACCCTGCCTCCTGCACCAGAATTACCTTTAACTAAACCCCTCAGTAAAATTACAGAACCGCATTTCACCCGTCGCAGTGGAACTTTATCCCCAACCCAATGGCAAAAACTCAAACAGCAAGCCAGCGAAGCAGGAATTACACCATCCGGCATACTTTTGGCTGCTTTTGCCAAAATTCTCTCACGGTGGAGCAAACAACCCAATTTCACCCTAAATCTGACCTTATTTAACCGTCTACCCCTACATCCCGAAGTCAATCAAATTGTCGGAGACTTCACAGCGTCTCTGCTGCTAGAAATGAAGAGTGCAGGGTGTAATAACTTCCTCGAACTAGCTCACCGCATCCAAAGCCAACTGTGGGATGATTTAGACCATCGTTATTTCAGTGGTGTAGAGGTACTGCGTCAACTAGCGCGTCAGCAACAACGGGTAACAGAAGCATTAATGCCTGTAGTTTTTACCAGTACCCTCACCCAAGATTATCAACAACCAGAAGATAACCGCAATTGGCAAGGTGAATTAATATACAGCCTCAGCCAAACCTCCCAAGTGTATTTTGACCATCAAGTAGGAGAAGTTGCCGGCGCATTAGTATTTAACTGGGACACCATTGATGAACTTTTCCCCCCAGGAATGTTAGATGAAATGTTCCGCACCTACTGTAATTTCCTCAACCAGTTAGTAGAACCCGATACCAATCACATCCCCCTGCCCCCTGCCCCCTGCCCCCCTGCCTCCTGCCTCCAAACCCTATTTTTCCAGCAAGTAGCAAAACAACCCAACCAAACCGCAATCGTCACCACAGAACAAACTTTAACCTATCAACAGGTGAGCGATCGCGTCTGTCATCTTGCCGAACATTTACAACAATTAAGTGTAATTCCCAACCAATTAGTAGCAATTGTCATGGATAAAGGTTGGGAACAAATAGTAGCAGCCTTAGCAATTCTAACTGCTGGTGCTGCCTACGTACCCATTGACCCGCAATTACCAGCCCAGCGTCGTCTACATCTATTACAAGAAACACAAGCACAAATTATACTTACCCAATCTTGGTTAGATACAACTTTAGAATGGGCTGATCATCTAACTCGGATATGTGTTGACCTCTCTCCAAACCTCTCTCCTACAAGGAGAGAGGCTTTAACCTCTCCCTCTGATTCTTCGGATGTAGAACCAATCTTAAACTCTCCCCCTTCCCTTGTAGGGAAGGGGGCTGGGGGGTTAGGTCAACCCACAGATTTAGCCTATGTAATTTACACCTCTGGCTCAACAGGAACACCCAAAGGTGTGATGATTGATCATCAGGGAGCAGTCAACACAATATTAGATATTAATCAACGCTTTGGTGTAACAGAGAATGACCGAGTTTTAGCGGTGTCATCCCTTAGTTTTGATTTATCCGTGTATGACATCTTTGGCATTTTAGCGGCTGGCGGAACAATCATCATTCCTAAAAGCGGTAATGATCCCACCCATTGGATGCAGTTAATTAACCAACATCAGGTGACAATATGGAACACAGTTCCCGCCCTGATGCAGCTTTTACTTGACACCTCCCCCACCCAAAACCAGACACTCCGCCTAATTTTACTCAGTGGTGACTGGATTCCTCTCACATTACCCCCACGCATCCGCAGCCAATTTAATCATCCCCAAATTATTAGCTTAGGCGGTGCTACAGAAGCTTCCATCTGGTCAATTTTCTACCCCATAGAGACAATCGACCCCAATTGGAAAAGTATTCCCTACGGTTATTCATTGACTAATCAACAAGTTTACGTCCTCAACCACTCCCTAGAACCCTGTCCCACCTGGGCTATTGGCGAAATCTACATCAGTGGTTTAGGAGTCGCCAAAGGATATTGGCAAAATCCAGAATTAACGGCGGAAAAATTTATTCAATTGGACATGGGAGAGAATTTCCCCCCTACACCCCTACACCCCTACACCCCTACACCCCTATATAAAACTGGCGACTTAGGACGCTACTTATCTGATGGAACAATAGAATTTTTGGGACGGGAGGATTTTCAAGTCAAAATTAATGGCTATCGAATTGAATTAGGAGAAATTGAAGCCGCTTTACAACAACATCCAGCCATAACTCAAGCTGTGGTGACAACTGCGGGAAATGCACTATCTCAACAGCAATTAGTTGCTTATCTGGTATTGCAACCAGAAGTAATTGCTAGTCAAAACACTCTTAACTCCTCCTCACAACTGGATTTCAAATTGCAACAAAAGGGAGTCAGAAAATTTGATGCTGGGGTGCATTCTGTAGCTTTACCTGGGGTTAAATCTTCTCAAGTCAATTTGCGGCGACAAAGTTACAGACAGTTTTTAGCAGAAACTATCCCTCTAAATGCCTTGGGTGAATTTTTCGAGTGTTTGCAAATGCAACATTTAGAAAATTCCCCATTACCAAAATATCGCTATGCTTCGGCTGGTAGTTTATATCCAGTCCAAACATATATCTATATAAAACCCCATCGAGTTGAAAATTTAGCGGCTGGTTTTTATTACTATCATCCCCAAAAACATCAACTTATCCAGTTAAGTGATGAGACAAACATTGATAGTAGTATCTATGGCATCAATCAAGAGATTTTTACACAAGCAGCATTTGCCATCTTTTTAATTGGTGACTTACAAGCAATTTCGCCAGTTTATGGTGATAAATCTAGGGACTTCTGTTTACTAGAAGCGGGTTATATGGGTCAACTATTAATGGAAACCGCACCAAATCAAAATTTAGGCTTGTGTCCCATTGGGGATTTAGAATTTGATGCGATCCGCGAACATTTCATTTTACATGAGCAGCAAATATTCTTACATGGGTTTGTAGGCGGTATTATAGACCCCCATTGGACAACCCGTTGGTTATCACCTGAAACTGCTCAAACCAAGGTAACAAAAGCCGAATTAATTACCCAAAAACTACGGCAATTCCTGCAACAAAGATTGCCAGAATATATGATTCCCCGCCTCTATATTCCCCTAGAAACGCTGCCATTAACACCAAATGGCAAAATTGACCGTCGTGCGTTACCTCAGCCAGAATATCAATTTAGCCAATCTGAACAGCCTATTATACCTCCCTCTACAGAATTAGAAATAGCACTAGCTCAACTATGGCAATCTATTTTAAATGTAGAAGTTTCTAGCATTCACAATAATTTTTTTGAATTGGGAGGTAATTCATTATCAGCTACTCAAATAATTACTCAGATGCGGCAAAATCTCCAACTTGATTTACCCATTCGGGAATTTTTTCTCAATCCTACCTTAACTGCACAAGCTGAGTTACTCAAACAACAGTGGGAAGCAAAACAAGAAATTACAATTGAACCTATTGAACGTATTAATCCACAAGAATTACTGGCAAATTTAGATGAACTTTCTGATGAAGAAGTAGAGATTTTACTTCAAAAAATGCAGTTAGAAGAGGATGATTTATCTCACGCAAAGACGCAAAGACGCGAAGAATAG